Proteins encoded by one window of Orbaceae bacterium BiB:
- a CDS encoding MipA/OmpV family protein: MNKHIVSLSTIAPSLLVASFAAQAQPTSIGLGASWTDSPYKGYGSVYYPLPSIVFDNGVFFINNFTAGAYVYNDNNQKVSLGLSYLPFEFKPKDSDNYQMKQLNKRHSTLLAEARYSISTQFGNFTTGIGADILDESNSVIIGASYSYKFTGDKWAIVPKVGFTWANDKHNDYYYGVSHAESMRSGLAYHDAKSSFTPYVSLVGSYAITQHFSSYAGVRIDKLTGDAKNSPMIANSTVPSVFAGINYSF; this comes from the coding sequence GTGAATAAGCATATCGTGTCTTTATCTACGATCGCCCCATCGTTACTTGTGGCATCTTTTGCCGCACAGGCACAACCGACTTCAATTGGCCTTGGTGCTAGTTGGACCGACTCACCATACAAAGGGTATGGTTCTGTATACTATCCGCTACCAAGTATTGTTTTTGATAATGGCGTATTCTTCATTAATAATTTTACTGCTGGAGCTTATGTCTATAATGATAATAATCAAAAAGTTTCTCTTGGTTTAAGCTATCTACCTTTTGAATTTAAACCTAAAGATAGTGATAATTATCAAATGAAGCAGCTTAACAAACGACATTCAACACTACTAGCTGAAGCAAGATACTCAATATCAACGCAATTTGGTAATTTTACGACAGGTATTGGTGCTGATATTTTAGATGAAAGTAATAGTGTTATCATTGGTGCAAGTTATAGCTACAAATTTACTGGTGATAAATGGGCAATCGTGCCTAAAGTTGGCTTTACTTGGGCAAACGATAAACATAATGATTATTATTATGGCGTATCTCATGCAGAATCAATGCGTTCGGGTCTTGCTTATCATGATGCCAAAAGCTCATTTACGCCTTACGTTTCATTAGTCGGTAGCTATGCAATTACTCAACATTTTAGTTCATACGCTGGTGTGAGAATCGATAAATTGACAGGCGATGCTAAAAATAGCCCAATGATCGCAAACAGTACTGTACCAAGTGTATTTGCAGGTATCAACTACAGCTTCTAA
- the codB gene encoding cytosine permease: MANAKDHNFSQEAVPQSAKRGIISLTFIMLSLTFFSASMWAGGTLGTGLSFKNFFFALFIGNLLLGIYSATLGYIGAKTGFSTHLLARFSFGLKGSWLPSFLLAGTQIGWFGVGLAMFAFPVSKATGINEYLLIGLFGFLMTVTVAFEGIKALLYLSIIAVPAIGILGCYSVWVAVNDAGGLHALINITPSQPLSFATALTIVVGSFISAGTLTADFVRFGKRARHVFIITIICFLLGNSLMFIFGAAGAASVGQADISDVMIAQGLLIPAIIVLGLNIWTTNDNALYASGLGMSNITGLSSKTMSMLNGLIGTLCAVWLYNNFVDWLTFLSTAIPPIGGVIIADYMMNRKRYQALANGSRQQINWVAIIAVVIGIICAKYLPGVVPINSVLGSAISYIIITLIERKMRLTRG, translated from the coding sequence ATGGCAAATGCAAAAGATCATAATTTTAGTCAAGAAGCTGTTCCTCAATCAGCTAAACGCGGCATTATTTCGCTCACTTTTATCATGCTAAGCTTAACCTTTTTTTCAGCGAGTATGTGGGCGGGTGGTACACTTGGTACTGGTCTCTCTTTTAAGAACTTCTTTTTTGCCCTTTTTATTGGTAATTTATTGTTAGGAATTTATAGTGCGACACTTGGTTATATAGGTGCAAAGACCGGATTTTCGACTCACTTATTAGCACGTTTTTCATTCGGTTTAAAAGGCTCTTGGTTACCCTCTTTCTTATTAGCTGGTACACAAATTGGTTGGTTTGGTGTGGGACTGGCTATGTTTGCATTTCCAGTAAGTAAAGCAACAGGAATTAATGAATATTTATTGATTGGATTATTTGGTTTTTTAATGACGGTTACGGTTGCTTTTGAAGGTATAAAAGCACTGCTTTATCTATCAATAATAGCCGTTCCGGCGATTGGTATTTTAGGCTGTTATTCCGTTTGGGTTGCCGTGAACGATGCGGGAGGACTACATGCATTAATTAATATCACCCCAAGCCAACCACTCTCTTTTGCAACAGCATTAACAATTGTCGTAGGTTCATTTATTAGCGCAGGAACACTTACCGCAGATTTTGTGCGTTTTGGTAAACGAGCTAGACATGTTTTTATTATTACCATTATCTGTTTTTTATTAGGCAACTCACTGATGTTTATTTTTGGTGCAGCCGGCGCTGCTTCAGTTGGTCAAGCCGATATTTCAGATGTCATGATTGCACAAGGGCTCCTCATACCCGCTATCATTGTATTGGGTTTAAATATTTGGACAACAAATGACAATGCCTTGTATGCATCCGGTCTTGGAATGTCAAATATTACGGGGCTATCGAGTAAAACCATGTCTATGCTTAATGGCCTAATTGGGACTTTGTGTGCCGTATGGCTATATAATAATTTTGTCGATTGGCTGACATTTCTATCCACTGCAATACCTCCAATTGGAGGAGTGATTATTGCCGATTACATGATGAATCGAAAACGTTACCAAGCTCTAGCTAATGGTAGTCGGCAACAAATTAACTGGGTTGCAATTATTGCCGTCGTAATCGGTATTATCTGCGCTAAATATTTACCAGGTGTTGTACCGATTAATTCCGTGCTAGGTAGTGCAATAAGCTATATAATTATTACTTTGATTGAACGAAAAATGAGATTAACTCGAGGCTGA
- a CDS encoding cytosine deaminase, whose protein sequence is MNNKTTFTITNARLPDQDGLWQIEINNGLFGNISAQSNSVHDALDADGGLVIPPFIEPHIHLDTTQTAGQPSWNQSGTLFEGIERWAERKSMLTCDDVKSRALKTLQWQIANGIQYVRTHVDVSDPSLTALKAMLEVKKEIAPWIELQIVAFPQEGILSYPNGKELLEQAVKLGADVIGAIPHFEFTREYGIDSLHYIFELAQKYQRLIDVHCDEIDDEQSRFIETVAALAHKYQMGDKVTASHTTAMHSYNGAYTSRLFRLLKMSGINFVANPLVNIHLQGRFDSYPKRRGVTRVKELLESNINVCFGHDDVFDPWYPLGTANMLQVLHMGLHVCQLMGYEQINQGIKLITTNSAKTLNLANHKYGIATGKEANLIILPAKNGFDALRRQTPISYSIRHGKIIARTEQAKHYIIQDGEKTINYK, encoded by the coding sequence ATGAATAATAAGACAACTTTTACAATAACGAATGCTCGTTTACCAGACCAAGATGGTTTATGGCAAATTGAGATAAATAACGGCTTATTTGGTAATATTTCAGCACAGTCTAATTCTGTTCATGATGCACTAGATGCTGATGGTGGACTCGTTATTCCACCATTTATTGAACCACATATTCATTTGGATACGACACAAACTGCTGGGCAACCATCATGGAATCAATCAGGAACACTGTTTGAAGGTATAGAACGTTGGGCGGAACGAAAATCGATGTTAACTTGCGATGACGTAAAATCCAGAGCATTAAAAACGTTACAGTGGCAAATTGCGAATGGTATCCAATATGTACGAACACATGTTGATGTATCAGATCCCTCATTAACAGCATTAAAAGCAATGCTAGAAGTTAAAAAAGAGATTGCGCCTTGGATTGAGCTACAAATCGTCGCTTTTCCACAAGAAGGGATTTTATCTTATCCAAATGGCAAGGAGTTACTAGAACAAGCTGTAAAATTAGGTGCTGATGTTATCGGTGCGATACCTCACTTTGAATTTACTCGAGAATATGGTATCGATTCGCTACATTATATTTTTGAATTAGCACAAAAATATCAACGTCTTATTGATGTTCATTGCGATGAGATCGATGATGAACAATCACGTTTTATTGAAACTGTTGCAGCATTAGCACATAAATATCAAATGGGCGATAAAGTTACCGCTAGTCATACGACTGCAATGCACTCATATAATGGCGCTTATACATCACGATTATTTAGATTATTAAAAATGTCAGGCATCAATTTTGTTGCCAATCCATTAGTTAATATCCATCTACAAGGACGCTTTGACAGCTACCCTAAACGTCGTGGAGTTACTCGAGTCAAAGAGCTATTGGAATCGAATATTAATGTCTGTTTTGGGCATGATGATGTTTTTGACCCTTGGTATCCGCTTGGAACCGCTAATATGTTACAAGTTTTACATATGGGATTACATGTTTGTCAGTTAATGGGCTACGAACAAATTAATCAAGGAATTAAATTAATTACAACAAATAGTGCTAAAACTCTCAATCTAGCTAACCATAAATATGGTATTGCAACAGGTAAAGAAGCTAATTTGATTATACTACCAGCTAAAAATGGTTTTGATGCGTTACGCCGACAAACCCCAATTAGCTATTCAATACGTCATGGTAAAATCATAGCCAGAACAGAGCAAGCAAAGCATTATATTATTCAGGATGGAGAAAAAACAATCAATTACAAGTAA